From a region of the Flavobacterium branchiarum genome:
- a CDS encoding CDGSH iron-sulfur domain-containing protein, whose amino-acid sequence MSKTKLIINKNGSIKIEGDFEIMDSEGTVYGLQGRAALGLCRCGLSSNKPFCDGAHRNNFEHESKAFDLPPMKTN is encoded by the coding sequence ATGAGTAAGACAAAGTTGATAATTAATAAAAACGGATCTATAAAGATAGAGGGTGATTTCGAAATAATGGATTCAGAAGGTACAGTGTACGGATTACAAGGAAGAGCAGCATTAGGACTTTGCCGTTGCGGATTGTCATCAAACAAACCATTCTGCGATGGAGCACACCGTAACAATTTCGAACACGAATCAAAAGCGTTCGATTTACCACCAATGAAAACAAACTAA
- a CDS encoding DinB family protein, with protein MKKTALVLLFLSHLLTYAQAPKIVSRDWTSFTQTLDIQTATKKKFKVIASVKVETNDPSAWAGVWARTDTKNDEDRFFDNMRDRPIKEKEWKSYTVEGTIDSNTKSLNFGGLCSYNGKFYFDKFELFIENDKGVLEPVKVLNSSFETVVNNDEIPKWNTGISKGEKTKVKEYKITSTKESTDGNHGLLLEGSGIKPPLKAQIGNVEGASPQIGAMISMLEDLKRRVENTVKNMNQYEIDYLHDAEANRIGSLIMHLAAAEAYYQVFTFENRGFNEEEKKKWDVALNLDKGGRDEFKGHEVQYYLDIYNEVRAKTIAELKKRDDAWFAEVQKEYDWSNQYCWFHVMEHQSSHLGQILFLKKRIPPQKQLNLEQKIKN; from the coding sequence ATGAAAAAAACAGCATTAGTACTATTATTTTTAAGTCATTTATTGACTTATGCTCAAGCGCCAAAGATTGTTTCAAGAGATTGGACATCTTTTACTCAAACTCTAGACATACAAACAGCCACTAAGAAAAAGTTTAAAGTTATTGCTTCAGTAAAAGTAGAAACAAATGATCCATCGGCTTGGGCAGGAGTATGGGCAAGAACAGATACAAAAAATGATGAAGACCGTTTTTTTGATAACATGAGAGATAGACCTATTAAAGAAAAGGAATGGAAATCATACACAGTAGAAGGAACAATAGACTCAAATACAAAATCATTAAACTTTGGCGGACTGTGTTCATATAATGGAAAATTCTATTTTGATAAGTTCGAATTATTTATAGAAAATGACAAAGGGGTACTAGAACCAGTTAAAGTGCTTAATTCAAGTTTCGAAACAGTTGTAAATAATGACGAAATTCCAAAGTGGAATACAGGAATCTCAAAAGGAGAAAAGACAAAAGTTAAAGAATATAAAATCACATCTACCAAAGAAAGTACAGATGGCAATCATGGACTGTTGCTAGAAGGCAGTGGAATAAAACCACCATTAAAAGCACAAATTGGAAATGTCGAAGGCGCTTCTCCACAAATTGGCGCAATGATTTCAATGTTAGAAGATCTCAAAAGACGTGTTGAGAACACAGTTAAGAACATGAACCAATATGAAATAGATTATTTACACGATGCCGAAGCAAACAGAATAGGTTCCTTAATAATGCACCTAGCGGCAGCCGAAGCGTATTATCAAGTTTTTACCTTTGAAAACAGAGGCTTTAATGAAGAAGAAAAGAAAAAATGGGATGTAGCATTGAATTTAGATAAAGGCGGACGCGATGAATTCAAAGGACATGAAGTACAATACTATTTAGATATATATAATGAAGTAAGAGCAAAAACCATAGCAGAACTTAAAAAACGAGATGATGCTTGGTTTGCCGAAGTACAAAAAGAATACGATTGGTCCAATCAATATTGCTGGTTTCATGTTATGGAGCATCAATCAAGCCATTTAGGACAGATCTTGTTTTTAAAGAAACGAATCCCACCACAGAAACAATTAAACCTAGAGCAAAAGATCAAAAACTAA